The following proteins are co-located in the Fructilactobacillus carniphilus genome:
- a CDS encoding 4'-phosphopantetheinyl transferase family protein: MLKFKTGRLTDLQYQPYYRRFQIEDNQRKQKDLVGRILLAKLIDLPEDALLADDEFTTIANGKPLFAKRTTAFNISHSADLVLVAISDRPLGVDVEKVKPVQLKRLKRAFTVAELAYLEKLPAARQSLAMLRLWTVKEAVLKETGAGLPGKPRTVSVNVPRMDVAEQHGQRFAINFLAIHEDYLGTMAQKME; the protein is encoded by the coding sequence TTGTTGAAATTCAAAACCGGACGGCTCACTGACCTGCAATATCAACCGTACTATCGTCGGTTTCAGATTGAAGATAATCAGCGTAAACAGAAGGATTTAGTGGGGCGGATTTTATTGGCGAAGCTCATAGATTTGCCGGAAGATGCGTTACTAGCTGATGATGAATTCACGACGATTGCGAACGGAAAGCCGTTGTTTGCGAAGCGAACGACGGCTTTTAATATTTCCCACTCGGCTGACCTGGTGTTGGTTGCCATTTCAGACCGTCCCCTGGGAGTTGATGTAGAAAAGGTGAAACCGGTCCAATTAAAGCGGCTCAAACGGGCCTTTACAGTTGCAGAGTTAGCCTACTTAGAAAAGTTACCAGCAGCCCGGCAATCATTGGCGATGCTGCGGTTGTGGACGGTTAAAGAGGCTGTTTTAAAGGAAACTGGCGCAGGATTACCCGGTAAACCACGGACTGTGAGTGTAAACGTTCCCCGGATGGATGTGGCCGAACAGCATGGTCAACGGTTTGCGATTAACTTTTTAGCCATTCATGAGGATTACTTGGGGACGATGGCCCAGAAAATGGAATAA
- a CDS encoding acyl carrier protein gives MAEQANKEQILAEIKDIVVDQTDIDPNKITLDANFKDNLDLDSLDIFEIVDALEDKYDIEIDGDEGMETVQDLVDYVAKQLDEQK, from the coding sequence ATGGCAGAACAAGCAAATAAGGAACAAATTTTAGCAGAAATCAAAGACATTGTGGTGGATCAAACGGATATCGATCCTAACAAAATTACGTTAGACGCGAACTTCAAAGATAACTTGGACTTAGACAGTTTGGATATCTTTGAAATCGTGGATGCCCTAGAAGACAAATATGACATCGAAATTGATGGCGACGAAGGCATGGAAACGGTGCAGGATTTAGTTGATTACGTTGCTAAACAACTAGACGAACAAAAATAA
- a CDS encoding glycerophosphoryl diester phosphodiesterase membrane domain-containing protein produces the protein MIREVLRKTNTTIKNNFWSLWAMFLPITVLFCIYYVINLSYYYISKNITDINDLYKVLFFVIYNITFVLEMSFSFGIINSLKKGKFQFKNTFVAFRGFNWLPSFTISVISLIPIVSILVIWAFMVFMMIMNLLYFGNSSFFVWLLIGSVLIIFFLIYVWLRLQLLLFTYFVSKDADPNFFHAIKESFRLVKGHRWQLIAFNLIQLVALFIIAIVCMLVINMGINISIIKREYGNISISFLVVFIVYFFYAFYALWMAVTNVQIFLSLLDLKTQNSKGTTVKSNE, from the coding sequence ATGATTAGAGAAGTATTAAGGAAGACTAACACTACGATAAAAAATAATTTTTGGTCTTTGTGGGCAATGTTTTTGCCCATTACGGTTTTATTTTGTATTTATTATGTCATTAATTTATCATATTATTATATTAGCAAAAATATAACAGATATCAATGATTTATACAAGGTTTTATTCTTTGTGATATATAACATTACTTTTGTATTAGAAATGTCATTTAGTTTTGGGATAATTAACAGTTTGAAGAAGGGCAAATTTCAATTTAAGAATACCTTTGTGGCTTTTCGGGGTTTTAACTGGTTGCCAAGTTTTACTATATCTGTGATATCACTGATCCCAATAGTATCAATATTAGTTATTTGGGCATTTATGGTATTTATGATGATAATGAACCTTTTATATTTTGGAAACTCGAGCTTTTTTGTATGGCTTTTGATTGGGAGTGTTTTAATAATATTTTTTTTGATCTATGTATGGTTAAGGCTACAGCTTTTGCTATTTACGTATTTTGTCTCTAAAGATGCTGACCCAAACTTTTTTCATGCCATTAAGGAAAGCTTTAGATTAGTGAAAGGACACCGTTGGCAATTAATTGCTTTCAATTTAATCCAATTAGTAGCTTTATTCATCATTGCAATAGTATGTATGTTAGTCATCAATATGGGTATTAATATTTCTATAATTAAGAGAGAATATGGAAATATTTCAATATCTTTTTTGGTAGTATTTATTGTTTACTTTTTTTATGCTTTTTATGCACTGTGGATGGCAGTTACTAATGTTCAGATCTTCCTTAGCTTACTGGATTTGAAAACGCAGAATTCAAAAGGAACGACAGTGAAATCAAATGAATAA
- a CDS encoding aldo/keto reductase — translation MKLNLDSTITLNNGIEMPLLGLGVWKSDNQTAAQSVKWALANGYRAIDTAKQYGNEAGVGEGLKEGLAENGLKREDIFLTTKVFNGDQGYESTLKAFEGQLERLQTSYVDLLLIHWPVNGKYNETWKAMEKLYHEGKVRSIGVSNFNLDRLTDLMEHASVKPVLNQMEFNPVEQEKDIKDYCDKHHIWLEAWSPLGHGDALNDSAIQKLADKYNKSTAQIILRWELQREVITIPKSTHEEYIKQNADVYDFELSDEDVALIDSLDVDKRSLWYGAFRWNGNPAGFADTVDEWDK, via the coding sequence ATGAAACTAAATTTAGATTCAACAATTACCTTAAACAACGGAATTGAAATGCCTTTATTGGGATTAGGCGTTTGGAAGAGTGATAACCAAACTGCTGCCCAATCAGTTAAATGGGCGCTAGCAAACGGCTACCGGGCCATTGATACTGCTAAGCAATACGGAAACGAAGCCGGAGTCGGGGAAGGCTTGAAAGAGGGTCTTGCCGAAAACGGGTTGAAACGAGAAGATATTTTCTTAACCACGAAGGTCTTTAACGGGGACCAAGGTTATGAAAGCACGCTGAAGGCCTTTGAAGGGCAACTAGAACGTTTGCAAACTAGTTACGTTGACCTCCTCTTGATTCACTGGCCAGTAAACGGCAAGTATAACGAAACTTGGAAAGCTATGGAAAAGTTATACCACGAAGGTAAAGTACGTTCGATTGGAGTTTCGAACTTCAACTTGGACCGTTTAACTGATTTGATGGAACACGCTTCGGTTAAACCAGTCTTAAACCAAATGGAATTTAACCCCGTGGAACAAGAAAAAGACATTAAAGACTACTGTGACAAGCACCACATCTGGCTAGAAGCTTGGTCTCCATTGGGACACGGTGATGCTTTGAACGATTCTGCCATTCAAAAGCTGGCTGATAAGTATAATAAGTCGACAGCGCAAATTATTTTACGGTGGGAATTACAACGTGAAGTGATTACGATTCCAAAGTCAACGCATGAAGAATACATCAAACAGAATGCTGATGTTTACGACTTTGAATTGAGTGACGAAGACGTTGCTTTGATTGACAGTTTAGATGTTGATAAGCGTTCCCTCTGGTACGGAGCCTTTCGTTGGAACGGTAATCCGGCCGGATTTGCTGATACCGTTGACGAATGGGATAAGTAA
- a CDS encoding DUF998 domain-containing protein — MKSPKYYFEIPEQTVQKLKLRDGEKFILQVDKNGLQLEKENVQRASFWNVSYWWEIIPAILMALVFFIYCTLTQSRLIPLTGDYSIATGTIILGTIMGSILFTIFFIKTRNNSVNSVYRNIYWRNLPTIIIAVALILLVSLLGIFWIFSRVFYGAEFDHYTATGMLFMFGIIINTIMINVADNITPTILVDLLILMIIGGLLISMLANGNKQWWKHNISFLGTAKAIDSWQFNLTFIVSALLMLALVDYLFVSLKPLHWPPIRTFCLRLLLTLLAVDALAVGLIYNNRQVPWMHYWHDQFAWAMALVIIILIGGIKWLLPKIPRNFMINSYLIVFLIILVSFLFRHVHYLSLTAFEILASALGFSWIMMLFQYLLGEINQKSQQVVQLQIKKPNE, encoded by the coding sequence ATGAAGTCTCCTAAGTATTATTTTGAAATTCCTGAGCAGACTGTACAGAAGCTAAAACTTCGGGATGGGGAAAAGTTCATCCTCCAGGTCGATAAAAATGGCTTGCAACTGGAGAAAGAAAACGTTCAGCGGGCTTCCTTTTGGAATGTGTCGTATTGGTGGGAAATTATTCCGGCAATTTTAATGGCCTTGGTCTTTTTTATCTACTGCACGCTAACACAATCACGTTTAATTCCGTTAACTGGTGATTATTCAATTGCCACTGGGACCATTATTTTAGGAACCATCATGGGCTCGATTCTTTTTACAATCTTTTTCATCAAAACGCGGAATAATTCGGTTAATTCGGTCTATCGTAATATTTATTGGCGGAATTTGCCGACCATTATCATTGCGGTGGCGTTGATTCTCCTAGTTTCTTTATTAGGGATTTTCTGGATTTTTTCGCGGGTCTTTTATGGAGCTGAATTTGATCATTATACCGCCACGGGTATGCTATTTATGTTTGGCATCATCATTAATACCATCATGATTAACGTGGCCGATAACATTACACCAACAATTTTGGTTGATTTGTTGATTTTGATGATCATTGGCGGTTTATTGATTTCGATGCTGGCTAACGGCAATAAACAGTGGTGGAAGCATAACATCAGTTTTCTGGGAACGGCCAAGGCCATTGACAGTTGGCAGTTTAACCTGACCTTTATTGTGTCGGCGTTGTTAATGTTAGCGCTGGTTGATTATCTGTTTGTTTCTTTAAAACCATTGCACTGGCCACCAATTCGAACCTTCTGTTTGCGGTTGTTACTAACCCTCTTAGCGGTTGATGCCTTAGCAGTGGGCTTAATTTATAATAACCGGCAGGTTCCGTGGATGCACTACTGGCACGATCAATTTGCCTGGGCGATGGCTTTGGTCATTATTATCCTAATCGGTGGGATTAAATGGTTGTTACCTAAAATCCCGCGCAATTTTATGATTAATTCCTATTTAATTGTTTTTTTGATTATCTTAGTTAGTTTCTTGTTTCGACACGTGCATTATTTATCCCTCACGGCTTTTGAAATTTTAGCATCTGCATTAGGCTTTTCTTGGATTATGATGCTGTTTCAGTACTTATTGGGGGAAATTAACCAAAAGAGCCAACAAGTTGTACAGCTTCAAATCAAGAAACCAAATGAATGA
- a CDS encoding SH3 domain-containing protein, whose translation MKKYAKAHNKMALATGETKTRAKLTKSKHGWLKIAMGLTFASTALFAVGKPTHADVQSSAPVAVATVPSSDNQKNTEQAPASDVKQTTTNEQTDSSATTNGQATTDQKQSVDAKQAPVTDQKDQADTKLNEQAAPQSENSKQVAKAAEQTTAKTDEVPATDDQAVDQKATEQKDSQAAQVATTPKEATDSKAEQVTRTADAVKTDAKEATTDNQDQAETKETNKADQATPAKLTTDATKQASDQVETKSDDQTQNVEQTHDARLVNLVVQTAAQNLSTANMTRESGSYTPSGEQNVRDNPSLNGNITGQLQAGDTINYDGKVQADGYTWLHYTNYESKDRWVAQLASATTSHSDFINSLSAGALETWKKYGVLPSISIAQAIVESAWGQAAPGNNLFGIKGSYNGQSVTVPTQEWINGHYVTIQDRFRAYPSFAESVQDHGYFLYSNSRYANLLGNRDYSQVAWMLQNDGYATSPTYASTLINVIQSNNLSRFDQNLDNPTTVPTNPDNNSTKVVAANGTWTFSSDVNLRNAPSLSGQIVGLGQTGQQIHYDGLADNNGYTWMRFKASNGAYQYAAQLGANADIPATNPSTDNNNNTGMNQESGSYTLSSAQNVRSDASLSAGVTGQLQAGDTIYYSGTREADGYKWLHYNNYAGQDRWVADLNSANQTPSQPAPTPTPEPNNNNQATNQERGSYTLSGPQNVRTDASLSAGVTGQLQAGDTIYYDGTREADGYKWLHYNNYAGQDRWVADLNSASQPAPTPAPAPSENNGNNNNQESGSYTLTGAQNVRTDASLSAGVTGQLQAGDTIYYNGTRQADGYKWLHYDNYAGQDRWVADLNGGSQPAAQPTTPTNNDNGATVKVDGIYTVRYEQNVRTDASLSAGVTGQLQAGDTIRYDAMKQANGYTWLHYVNFAGADRWIAQL comes from the coding sequence ATGAAGAAGTATGCTAAGGCACACAACAAAATGGCGTTAGCCACTGGTGAAACTAAAACCAGAGCTAAGCTAACCAAGTCAAAACATGGCTGGCTTAAAATTGCCATGGGGTTAACCTTCGCTTCGACGGCCCTCTTTGCAGTTGGAAAGCCAACTCATGCAGATGTTCAATCCTCTGCACCAGTTGCTGTGGCAACTGTTCCATCATCTGATAATCAAAAAAACACTGAACAAGCACCGGCTTCTGATGTTAAGCAAACAACTACGAACGAGCAAACTGATTCATCAGCTACTACTAATGGTCAAGCAACTACTGACCAAAAGCAAAGTGTTGACGCTAAACAAGCGCCGGTAACTGATCAAAAAGATCAAGCTGATACTAAATTAAACGAGCAAGCTGCTCCGCAATCAGAAAATTCAAAGCAAGTAGCTAAGGCTGCTGAGCAAACTACTGCTAAAACAGATGAAGTGCCTGCTACTGATGACCAAGCAGTTGATCAAAAAGCAACTGAACAAAAGGATTCCCAAGCTGCTCAAGTAGCGACTACTCCAAAGGAAGCAACGGATTCCAAAGCGGAACAGGTTACTAGAACTGCTGATGCAGTAAAAACGGATGCTAAGGAAGCTACAACTGACAATCAGGATCAAGCCGAAACAAAGGAAACAAACAAAGCTGATCAAGCTACTCCTGCTAAATTGACCACGGATGCAACGAAACAAGCTAGTGATCAAGTTGAAACGAAGAGCGATGATCAAACACAAAATGTAGAGCAAACACATGATGCCCGGTTAGTTAACTTGGTTGTTCAAACCGCAGCACAGAATCTGTCTACGGCTAACATGACTAGAGAGTCTGGCTCTTACACTCCATCTGGAGAACAAAACGTTCGTGACAATCCAAGTTTAAATGGAAACATCACGGGTCAATTACAAGCCGGCGATACCATTAACTATGATGGAAAAGTTCAGGCTGATGGTTACACATGGTTACACTACACGAACTACGAAAGCAAGGATCGTTGGGTAGCTCAATTAGCTAGCGCTACTACTAGCCACTCTGATTTCATTAACTCCTTGTCTGCCGGAGCACTTGAAACTTGGAAGAAGTACGGCGTATTGCCAAGTATTTCGATTGCCCAAGCTATTGTTGAAAGTGCCTGGGGTCAAGCAGCTCCTGGGAATAACCTCTTTGGGATTAAGGGATCATACAATGGTCAATCTGTAACTGTTCCAACCCAAGAATGGATTAATGGGCACTATGTAACGATTCAAGACCGCTTCCGGGCTTACCCTAGTTTTGCTGAAAGTGTCCAAGATCACGGTTACTTCTTATATTCAAACTCACGGTACGCAAACTTACTTGGGAATCGGGATTACTCACAAGTAGCTTGGATGTTACAAAATGATGGTTATGCAACTTCACCTACGTACGCAAGTACTTTAATTAACGTAATTCAATCAAACAACTTATCTCGATTTGATCAAAATTTGGATAATCCAACGACAGTACCAACCAATCCTGACAACAATTCCACTAAAGTAGTAGCTGCTAATGGAACTTGGACCTTTAGTTCTGACGTTAACCTACGAAATGCACCAAGCTTATCAGGACAAATCGTAGGATTAGGGCAAACTGGTCAACAAATTCACTACGATGGTTTAGCTGATAATAATGGCTATACTTGGATGCGTTTTAAAGCTAGCAATGGTGCTTACCAATACGCCGCTCAACTCGGGGCTAATGCTGATATTCCAGCTACTAACCCAAGTACTGATAACAACAATAACACTGGTATGAACCAAGAAAGCGGTAGTTACACGTTGAGCAGTGCACAAAATGTACGTTCTGATGCTAGTCTAAGTGCCGGGGTAACTGGTCAATTGCAAGCCGGAGACACGATTTACTACAGTGGTACTCGCGAAGCGGATGGCTACAAGTGGTTACACTATAATAACTACGCTGGTCAAGACCGGTGGGTTGCTGATTTAAATAGTGCCAACCAAACTCCTTCTCAACCGGCCCCAACGCCAACCCCAGAACCAAACAATAATAACCAAGCTACTAACCAAGAACGTGGTAGTTACACGTTAAGTGGACCGCAAAATGTACGGACGGATGCTAGTTTGAGTGCTGGGGTAACGGGTCAACTCCAAGCTGGAGATACGATTTACTACGATGGTACTCGTGAAGCGGATGGTTACAAGTGGTTGCATTACAATAACTACGCCGGTCAAGATCGGTGGGTTGCTGATTTGAATAGCGCTAGCCAACCAGCTCCGACCCCAGCCCCTGCTCCTAGTGAAAATAACGGGAACAACAATAACCAAGAAAGTGGTAGTTACACGTTAACTGGAGCTCAGAACGTCCGGACTGACGCTAGCCTGAGTGCTGGGGTAACGGGGCAACTTCAAGCTGGCGACACAATTTACTACAACGGTACGCGTCAAGCCGATGGCTACAAGTGGTTACACTACGACAACTACGCTGGTCAAGACCGGTGGGTTGCTGATTTAAATGGTGGTAGCCAACCAGCAGCACAACCAACTACTCCTACTAACAACGATAATGGTGCTACAGTTAAAGTAGATGGTATTTACACGGTTCGTTATGAACAAAACGTCCGGACTGATGCGAGCTTAAGTGCTGGGGTAACGGGTCAACTCCAAGCTGGGGACACGATTCGATATGACGCTATGAAGCAAGCTAACGGTTACACATGGTTACACTACGTTAACTTTGCCGGGGCTGATCGTTGGATTGCCCAACTCTAA
- the pyrE gene encoding orotate phosphoribosyltransferase — translation MQKLETKILDQLVAHDIVQLHSDHTFQFASGIHSPIYTDLRLTVSYPELRSNIADVLAQLIKAQYPDATVIGGVATAGIPHAALVADRLNLPMVYVRSKPKDHGTGKQIEGKISQQDQVVLIDDLISTGGSVIKAAQAVQREGYQVAGVVSIFSYGFPDANQNFKDVQIPFTPLLTYVQLIQQLLDTNAITQNQYSKFNQWHQDPWNWK, via the coding sequence ATGCAAAAACTAGAAACAAAGATTTTAGACCAATTGGTAGCACATGACATTGTGCAATTGCATTCGGATCATACCTTTCAGTTTGCGAGTGGGATTCACTCTCCCATTTATACGGACTTGCGGTTAACGGTTTCTTATCCTGAGCTCCGAAGTAACATTGCGGATGTTTTGGCGCAATTAATTAAGGCTCAATATCCAGACGCAACCGTCATTGGCGGGGTGGCCACCGCAGGGATTCCCCACGCAGCGTTGGTTGCTGACCGGTTGAATCTCCCTATGGTTTACGTTCGCTCCAAACCCAAGGATCACGGAACAGGAAAGCAGATTGAAGGAAAAATTAGCCAGCAGGACCAAGTCGTTTTGATTGATGACCTGATTTCGACGGGAGGTAGCGTCATTAAAGCCGCTCAAGCGGTACAACGCGAGGGATACCAAGTTGCCGGCGTTGTTTCCATTTTCTCATACGGTTTTCCGGATGCGAACCAAAACTTCAAGGATGTTCAAATTCCGTTTACACCTCTGTTGACCTACGTTCAATTGATTCAGCAGTTGTTAGATACCAATGCGATTACTCAAAATCAGTACAGCAAATTTAATCAATGGCACCAGGATCCGTGGAATTGGAAATGA
- the pyrF gene encoding orotidine-5'-phosphate decarboxylase, whose protein sequence is MTNSQTIHPLMVALDFQTKDEVQTFLNQFPHPEQLTVKIGMELFYRYGPTIVTEIQKLGCAIFLDLKLFDIPNTVERALIQLGELGVNYVTVHTLGGATMLQAAKRGLTAGAERGNVAVPHLLGVTELTSISPEILREEQNCRLDMTEQVVSLARLARQSGCDGVITSALELPALVQQVGTEFEYVVPGIRLASDATGDQQRVATPQTARQDGASAIVVGRPINQSSNPVAAYDRYHVAWTE, encoded by the coding sequence ATGACGAATTCGCAGACAATTCATCCATTAATGGTTGCTTTGGATTTTCAAACCAAGGACGAAGTACAGACCTTTTTAAACCAGTTTCCGCATCCAGAGCAACTGACGGTTAAAATTGGAATGGAACTATTTTATCGCTACGGACCAACGATAGTGACTGAGATTCAAAAACTGGGGTGTGCGATTTTTCTCGATCTGAAGTTGTTTGACATCCCGAATACAGTCGAACGGGCGTTAATCCAGCTTGGCGAATTAGGGGTAAACTACGTGACCGTACACACGCTGGGCGGGGCTACCATGTTACAGGCGGCCAAACGAGGGTTAACGGCCGGAGCGGAGCGGGGAAACGTTGCTGTTCCTCACTTACTGGGGGTTACGGAATTAACCTCAATTTCTCCGGAGATTTTGCGTGAAGAACAAAATTGCCGCCTCGATATGACGGAACAAGTGGTGTCATTAGCTCGCTTGGCGCGACAATCTGGTTGTGATGGTGTAATTACCTCAGCTTTAGAGTTACCGGCTTTGGTGCAACAGGTTGGGACTGAGTTTGAATACGTAGTACCCGGGATTCGATTGGCGAGTGATGCTACTGGTGATCAACAACGAGTGGCGACGCCCCAAACGGCCCGTCAGGATGGTGCGTCTGCAATTGTGGTAGGACGACCGATTAACCAGAGTTCCAATCCGGTGGCGGCCTATGATCGCTACCATGTTGCGTGGACTGAATAA
- a CDS encoding MFS transporter, with amino-acid sequence MSTNQKLVLFAASSGFGLENMDVLFLSFTLSSIIATMHISPGAAGMIGTITNWGMLLGGIIFGMLGDRLIRVKVFTNTIFVFALATALMSIAKNIYWIYLFRLLAGIGAGGEYGIGITLIAEAFPNRNLGKLSSIATIGAQIGAVAAAILATLVIPHFGWHALYLFGLLSIVLIFLVRRHLKESSTFLANKRNQTMSPFTAIRRYMFTDGKTNWTTIGLLLIIGAVVGFFSNGMYGGYGAVVSQLYPITVRSSANNMIVGVGRALGGMSSLVIGLLMEHFNLIVVMMFLSVLYLISFVTMLSLPNLNRKNYDYR; translated from the coding sequence ATGTCGACCAATCAAAAACTAGTGCTTTTCGCCGCTAGTTCTGGATTTGGTCTCGAAAATATGGACGTGCTTTTTCTTTCGTTTACGTTAAGTTCCATCATCGCCACCATGCACATTTCGCCCGGGGCCGCTGGCATGATTGGAACCATCACTAACTGGGGAATGCTACTCGGGGGCATCATCTTCGGGATGCTGGGTGATCGCTTGATCCGGGTCAAAGTCTTCACCAACACCATCTTTGTTTTTGCCCTGGCTACTGCCCTCATGAGCATTGCCAAAAACATCTATTGGATTTATCTGTTTCGGTTGTTAGCCGGAATCGGAGCTGGGGGTGAATACGGGATCGGCATTACGTTAATTGCTGAAGCCTTTCCCAATCGAAATCTAGGTAAACTATCTTCCATTGCCACTATTGGTGCCCAAATTGGTGCAGTTGCTGCTGCAATCTTAGCTACTCTCGTAATCCCGCATTTTGGTTGGCATGCTCTGTATCTCTTTGGCTTACTTTCCATCGTCCTCATCTTTTTAGTTCGACGTCACTTAAAGGAATCGTCAACCTTTTTAGCGAATAAACGAAACCAGACCATGTCCCCATTCACGGCCATTCGGCGTTACATGTTTACCGACGGAAAAACAAACTGGACCACGATTGGACTCCTCCTGATTATCGGAGCAGTCGTTGGCTTCTTTTCCAATGGGATGTACGGTGGTTACGGCGCCGTGGTCAGTCAACTTTATCCCATAACCGTTCGCTCCAGTGCCAATAACATGATTGTTGGCGTTGGTCGAGCCCTCGGAGGAATGTCTTCCTTGGTCATCGGTCTTTTAATGGAACACTTCAACTTGATTGTTGTGATGATGTTCTTATCGGTGCTCTATCTGATTAGTTTCGTTACAATGCTATCTCTTCCTAATCTCAACCGCAAAAACTACGATTATCGTTAG
- a CDS encoding lipase family protein, with product MKALSDKTLWNFSKDVYGDSYKKLKKYMPYNRNAIVIGTTAHTNFEAHGLQASLIKVDGQYVVACRGTAGQLSDFVQDGELANPEAYKQSSQFTDLRGFVNKMQKKYGFNPKNLVFTGHSLGGALASYGAVTYNARATTFSAPKSYNELSPKLRKRATSGYFEKRIVNYKNNDDIVSDVPGVVPNFSKQHFLKNENQKITPKNILKYSFFNSLGISGHFTDSFSNKSFDKHGKAIVLGSFHGNISHDLFVIKRRAATSIEVISNFIGVIGSGYLASKSVIQNSISVEKTVPNRIVESVKFGAKFSMSAGLGIISADRILVNTGVALSSIGVLEQASNKLDDIEHSNNKIVPKMNKSFNRVKNEFIDMFDIDVSDIVEKTINRNRLRPQQVVSESSINEVNKLIVKQKRDIDELESGIKKTTSDQISIDTTWAGRFNF from the coding sequence ATGAAAGCTTTAAGCGATAAAACTTTATGGAATTTTTCTAAAGACGTTTATGGTGATAGTTATAAAAAATTAAAAAAATATATGCCATATAATCGAAATGCTATAGTTATTGGCACAACAGCACATACAAATTTTGAAGCCCACGGATTACAAGCTAGTTTGATCAAAGTAGATGGTCAATATGTAGTTGCTTGTCGAGGGACAGCAGGCCAACTATCCGATTTTGTTCAAGATGGCGAGTTAGCTAATCCAGAAGCTTATAAACAATCCTCTCAATTTACAGATTTGAGAGGATTCGTAAATAAAATGCAAAAGAAATATGGATTTAATCCTAAGAACCTTGTTTTTACTGGCCATTCTCTAGGTGGTGCATTGGCTAGTTATGGAGCAGTCACATATAATGCTAGAGCAACCACATTTTCCGCCCCTAAATCTTACAATGAATTATCGCCTAAATTGAGAAAACGCGCTACGTCGGGATATTTTGAAAAAAGAATTGTAAATTATAAAAATAATGATGACATTGTTTCAGATGTTCCAGGAGTAGTGCCAAATTTTTCTAAACAACACTTTTTAAAGAACGAAAATCAAAAGATTACCCCCAAAAATATATTGAAATATTCATTTTTTAATTCACTTGGAATTAGTGGTCATTTTACAGACTCTTTTAGCAACAAATCTTTTGACAAGCATGGAAAAGCAATCGTTTTAGGTTCTTTTCATGGTAATATTTCACATGACTTATTTGTTATAAAAAGACGTGCGGCTACATCTATTGAAGTAATATCTAATTTTATAGGTGTAATCGGCAGCGGTTACTTAGCAAGTAAAAGCGTTATTCAAAATAGTATTAGTGTAGAAAAAACAGTTCCTAATAGAATTGTCGAATCAGTAAAATTCGGAGCTAAATTTTCTATGTCTGCTGGTCTGGGAATAATATCTGCTGATAGAATCTTAGTCAATACCGGAGTTGCTCTTAGTAGTATTGGTGTTTTAGAGCAAGCTAGTAATAAATTAGATGATATTGAACATTCTAACAATAAAATTGTTCCTAAAATGAATAAAAGTTTTAATCGGGTTAAAAATGAATTTATAGATATGTTTGACATTGATGTTTCAGACATCGTTGAAAAAACCATCAATAGAAATCGTTTAAGACCACAACAAGTGGTCAGTGAAAGTTCTATTAATGAGGTGAATAAGTTAATAGTCAAACAAAAACGTGATATTGATGAACTTGAATCAGGAATTAAAAAGACAACTTCAGACCAGATCAGTATCGATACCACATGGGCTGGTAGATTCAATTTTTAG
- a CDS encoding WXG100 family type VII secretion target — protein sequence MAKISVTPEELQQQAQVYLHAKDGIEEQIQTVNNMNSTIAEEWQGQAFQAYLEQYQQLYGKVQQFEELLQSINQQLNQYAQTVAERDAADASSFQLD from the coding sequence ATGGCTAAAATTTCCGTTACACCAGAAGAGCTCCAACAACAAGCACAAGTTTATTTACATGCTAAGGATGGTATTGAAGAACAAATTCAAACTGTTAATAATATGAACAGTACTATTGCAGAAGAATGGCAAGGTCAAGCATTCCAAGCATACTTGGAACAATACCAACAATTATATGGAAAAGTTCAACAATTTGAAGAACTGCTCCAAAGCATCAATCAACAACTTAATCAATACGCACAAACGGTTGCTGAACGTGATGCTGCAGATGCCAGCAGTTTTCAATTAGATTAA